The following are encoded in a window of Syngnathus scovelli strain Florida chromosome 4, RoL_Ssco_1.2, whole genome shotgun sequence genomic DNA:
- the dnd1 gene encoding dead end protein 1 isoform X2, whose amino-acid sequence MDNKIQALETWIKTTNTKITQVRGQRKYGGPPEVWDGPLPGLNCEVFISHIPRDTYEDLLIPLFSSVGPLWEFRLMMNFSGQNRGFAYAKYGSAKVAKNAIRCLNGSRLAPGSRIFVSLSLEKRKIYLTPLSATIREDDLLQELRKMVEGVESLSLMSGPETMTVSAVVVFSTHYMASIAKKTLGQAFLKRFGVCISIQWKCPEKVNHELHLPEKSESFPASTPRLSEFAQHMAEISQMPHPAPQSPSFISAAFCGAVGEPVVPKSATCPPTAALSVSPVVFLQNCCAVSGLGPPQFDFIYSYAQPDEVYHFDYKIRVPGLGVFPGQIMISPGPNDTATLERARKAAAQQLLQSVIGLKVFTR is encoded by the exons ATGGACAACAAAATTCAG GCACTGGAAACCTGGATTAAAACAACCAACACAAAGATCACTCAAGTTAGAGGTCAGCGCAAGTATGGAGGACCACCTGAGG TGTGGGATGGCCCATTGCCTGGATTGAACTGTGAGGTTTTCATCAGCCACATCCCACGAGACACGTACGAGGACCTGCTGATTCCCCTCTTTAGCTCCGTGGGCCCACTGTGGGAGTTCCGACTCATGATGAACTTCAGCGGGCAAAACCGTGGATTTGCTTATGCCAAATACGGCTCAGCGAAAGTAGCTAAAAATGCTATACGCTGTCTAAATGGCTCCAGGCTTGCACCAGGTTCGCGTATATTTGTATCCCTCAGCTTAGAGAAGAGGAAGATCTACCTCACACCTTTATCCGCCACAATCAGGGAAGATGATCTTCTCCAG GAACTCCGTAAAATGGTAGAAGGGGTTGAGAGCCTTTCTCTGATGTCTGGACCTGAAACAATGACCGTGTCAGCTGTAGTTGTCTTCTCAACCCACTATATGGCTTCTATTGCAAAGAAGACACTGGGACAAG CATTCCTGAAGCGCTTTGGCGTATGTATCTCAATCCAGTGGAAGTGCCCGGAGAAGGTAAACCATGAGTTGCACCTTCCTGAGAAATCTGAAAGCTTCCCGGCTTCAACTCCAAGGCTTTCAGAGTTTGCACAGCACATGGCGGAGATCTCACAGATGCCTCATCCTGCGCCACAAAGCCCTTCCTTCATTTCTGCTGCTTTCTGCGGAGCTGTGGGAGAACCTGTTGTCCCCAAATCAGCCACATGTCCGCCTACCGCAGCATTGTCAGTTTCTCCAGTGGTTTTCCTTCAAAATTGCTGTGCTGTGAGTGGACTTGGTCCGCCACAATTTGATTTCATCTACAGCTATGCTCAACCTGATGAGGTCTACCACTTTGATTATAAGATACGTGTCCCTGGGCTGGGAGTCTTCCCAGGGCAGATTATGATTTCGCCTGGACCCAATGACACGGCCACACTGGAAAGAGCTCGAAAGGCTGCAGCCCAGCAGCTGCTGCAGTCAGTGATTGGTCTGAAGGTCTTCACCCGCTAA
- the LOC125967298 gene encoding gastrula zinc finger protein XlCGF17.1, with amino-acid sequence MIGEYVEDICRSKVKNERQCQLPDAVLKHPDETHRADVGEEQQDWSSRAEQEEPDSPYIKEEEDEYSIGEEEEQFRELDEDDPSQLLFNRVIVKSEDEEGDGDHRGGSQADRPIAPRSNSDNMSYSPDMDDEHSKGDITCHADSKALACLHCEKTFSNNANLRRHMMIHTGEKPFMCSVCGKRFSQKTSMITHSRTHTGEKPFSCSACRKCFSDYSTLTKHMRTHTGEKPFSCSICGKRFSQKATMRTHTRTHTGEKAFFCSFCNTRFNVRSTLVQHMRTHTGEKPFTCSVCTKGFGHPAALARHTRTHTGEKVFNCSVCGQRFSYKYQVNKHKCVDKNSSSGRSCTTLNKQNEC; translated from the exons ATGATAGGGGAGTACGTAGAGGACATTTGTCGATCAAAAGTGAAAAATGAGCGACAATGTCAACTACCGGACGCCGTTTTAAAGCATCCAGATGAAACGCACAGAGCAG ATGTTGGTGAAGAGCAGCAGGATTGGAGCTCCAGGGCAGAGCAGGAGGAGCCAGATTCCCCATATATTAAGGAGGAAGAAGACGAATATAGCATtggggaggaggaagagcagtTTCGAGAGCTGGATGAGGATGATCCCTCCCAGTTGCTCTTCAACCGCGTCATTGTGAAAAGTGAAGATGAGGAAGGTGATGGAGACCACCGTGGAGGATCACAAGCAGACAGACCCATAGCTCCACGATCAAATAGTGATAACATGTCATACTCTCCTGACATGGATGATGAACACTCTAAAGGCGATATAACATGTCATGCAGACAGCAAAGCTTTGGCGTGTCTTCATTGTGAGAAAACATTTAGCAACAATGCCAATCTGAGAAGACACATGATGATTCACACGGGAGAAAAACCATTCATGTGTTCAGTGTGTGggaaaagattctctcagaagacaTCAATGATAACACACTcgagaacacacactggagaaaaacctttttcctgctcagcgtGCCGCAAATGTTTTAGTGATTATTCCACTTTGACGAAACACATGAGAACACACACGggtgagaaacccttttcatgcTCAATTTGCGGTAAAAGATTCTCACAGAAAGCTACTATGAgaacacacacaagaacacacactggggagaaaGCATTTTTCTGCTCATTTTGCAATACACGTTTTAATGTTCGTTCAACATTGGTCCAACACATGAGAACCCACACGGGTGAGAAACCATTTACCTGCTCTGTATGCACGAAAGGGTTTGGTCATCCTGCAGCACTAGCAAGGCACACGAGAacacacactggcgagaaagtgTTCAATTGCAGTGTgtgtggtcaaagattctcttACAAGTATCAAGTAAATAAACATAAGTGTGTTGACAAGAACAGCAGCAGTGGAAGAAGCTGCACAACTTTAAATAAACAGAACGAATGTTGA
- the LOC125967291 gene encoding gastrula zinc finger protein XlCGF57.1 isoform X1, whose translation MCAKTVKEECEEELFWTKGKDPQRKLLDGVFNEPQDVLHRAELSEQQEPEPPNCKEENEPEPLHIKEEELETDITKLPLTDIFLKREDEEDDGQSEVMGGAEPPSSSSSSQHATTEGVGDHSEGSQMDSRLAPLSDSDDISSPSPETDDDGCSKGDMTDHADEKHRQCSQCDKTFFNRSSLKRHMRTHTGEKPFSCSVCGLIVNQKCSLTTHMRTHTGEKPFACAFCGQRFSEKGNLIKHTRTHTGEKPFTCSLCSKSFTEKASLISHTRTHTGEKPFSCSFCGQRFSEKGNLRTHTRTHTGETPFACSVCGQRFAWKGLLNAHIRTHTGEKPYACSVCGQKFSAKGNLRIHTRTHTGEKPFACTVCDQKFSVKATLRTHIRTHTGEKPFPCTVCGKSFSVKGSLVSHTRTHTGEKPFACSICGKIFTQKVHLTRHTRTHTGEKPVSGSVYNLSAGTKDLGPEQHELTADIKKKEVQPEPSYIKKEEEEDVITKIPLTAVAVKSEDDDKGRRTQELTAQASVNT comes from the exons ATGTGTGCAAAAACTGTAAAGGAAGAGTGCGAGGAGGAACTTTTTTGGACAAAAGGAAAGGATCCACAACGCAAACTATTGGACGGCGTTTTCAATGAGCCTCAAGATGTGTTACACAGAGCAG AGCTTAGTGAGCAGCAGGAGCCTGAGCCTCCGAATTGTAAAGAGGAAAATGAGCCAGAGCCACTCCACATTAAAGAGGAAGAGTTGGAGACTGATATCACCAAGTTGCCATTGACTGACATCTTTCTGAAGAGAGAAGATGAGGAAGACGATGGTCAAAGCGAGGTGATGGGAGGGGCTGAGCCtccaagcagcagcagctcaaGTCAACACGCCACAACAGAAGGTGTTGGAGACCACTCCGAAGGATCACAAATGGACAGCCGTTTAGCTCCACTATCAGATAGTGATGACATATCATCACCCTCTCCTGAAACTGATGACGATGGATGCTCTAAAGGTGATATGACAGATCACGCTGACGAAAAACACAGGCAATGTTCTCAGTGTGACAAAACCTTTTTCAACAGGTCATCATTGAAAAGACACATGAGAAcgcacactggggagaaacctttCTCCTGCTCAGTGTGTGGTCTTATAGTAAATCAAAAATGTAGTTTAACGACTCAcatgagaacacacactggggaaaaaccttttgcctgcgcattttgtggccaaagattctctgaaAAGGGAaatttgataaaacacacaagaacacacactggagagaaGCCTTTTACCTGTTCACTTTGTAGTAAAAGCTTTACTGAAAAGGCCAGTTTAATAAGCCACACAAGAAcgcacactggggagaaacctttttcctgttcattttgtggtcaacgatTCTCTGAAAAAGGGAACTTAAgaacacacacaagaacacacactggtgaGACACCGTTTGCTTGCTCAGTCTGTGGTCAAAGATTTGCTTGGAAGGGACTTCTGAATGCACATATAAGAAcgcacactggggagaaaccttatgcctgctcagtttgtggtcaaaaaTTCTCCGCAAAGGGCAACTTAAGaatacacacaagaacacacacaggtgagaaaccttttgcttGCACAGTTTgtgaccaaaaattctctgtgaaggcaacattaCGGACACACATAAggacacacacaggtgagaaaccttttcccTGCACTGTTTGTGGCAAGAGTTTCTCTGTAAAGGGAAGTTTAGTAAGCCACACAAGGACACACACgggagagaaaccttttgcctgtTCAATTTGTGGAAAAATTTTCACTCAAAAGGTACATTTaacaagacacacaagaacacacacaggagagAAACCTGTTAGCGGTTCAGTCTACAACTTAAGTGCAGGTACGAAAGATCTTGGTCCTGAGCAGCACGAGTTGACCGCTGACATTAAAAAGAAGGAAGTGCAGCCAGAGCCCTCCTACATTaagaaagaagaagaggaggatgtTATCACTAAGATCCCATTGACTGCTGTCGCTGTTAAGAGTGAAGATGACGACAAAGGGAGGAGAACCCAGGAGCTGACCGCCCAAGCATCAGTCAACACATGA
- the LOC125967291 gene encoding uncharacterized protein isoform X3 gives MCAKTVKEECEEELFWTKGKDPQRKLLDGVFNEPQDVLHRAELSEQQEPEPPNCKEENEPEPLHIKEEELETDITKLPLTDIFLKREDEEDDGQSEVMGGAEPPSSSSSSQHATTEGVGDHSEGSQMDSRLAPLSDSDDISSPSPETDDDGCSKGHH, from the exons ATGTGTGCAAAAACTGTAAAGGAAGAGTGCGAGGAGGAACTTTTTTGGACAAAAGGAAAGGATCCACAACGCAAACTATTGGACGGCGTTTTCAATGAGCCTCAAGATGTGTTACACAGAGCAG AGCTTAGTGAGCAGCAGGAGCCTGAGCCTCCGAATTGTAAAGAGGAAAATGAGCCAGAGCCACTCCACATTAAAGAGGAAGAGTTGGAGACTGATATCACCAAGTTGCCATTGACTGACATCTTTCTGAAGAGAGAAGATGAGGAAGACGATGGTCAAAGCGAGGTGATGGGAGGGGCTGAGCCtccaagcagcagcagctcaaGTCAACACGCCACAACAGAAGGTGTTGGAGACCACTCCGAAGGATCACAAATGGACAGCCGTTTAGCTCCACTATCAGATAGTGATGACATATCATCACCCTCTCCTGAAACTGATGACGATGGATGCTCTAAAG GTCATCATTGA
- the LOC125967291 gene encoding gastrula zinc finger protein XlCGF57.1 isoform X2, with amino-acid sequence MRTHTGEKPFSCSVCGLIVNQKCSLTTHMRTHTGEKPFACAFCGQRFSEKGNLIKHTRTHTGEKPFTCSLCSKSFTEKASLISHTRTHTGEKPFSCSFCGQRFSEKGNLRTHTRTHTGETPFACSVCGQRFAWKGLLNAHIRTHTGEKPYACSVCGQKFSAKGNLRIHTRTHTGEKPFACTVCDQKFSVKATLRTHIRTHTGEKPFPCTVCGKSFSVKGSLVSHTRTHTGEKPFACSICGKIFTQKVHLTRHTRTHTGEKPVSGSVYNLSAGTKDLGPEQHELTADIKKKEVQPEPSYIKKEEEEDVITKIPLTAVAVKSEDDDKGRRTQELTAQASVNT; translated from the coding sequence ATGAGAAcgcacactggggagaaacctttCTCCTGCTCAGTGTGTGGTCTTATAGTAAATCAAAAATGTAGTTTAACGACTCAcatgagaacacacactggggaaaaaccttttgcctgcgcattttgtggccaaagattctctgaaAAGGGAaatttgataaaacacacaagaacacacactggagagaaGCCTTTTACCTGTTCACTTTGTAGTAAAAGCTTTACTGAAAAGGCCAGTTTAATAAGCCACACAAGAAcgcacactggggagaaacctttttcctgttcattttgtggtcaacgatTCTCTGAAAAAGGGAACTTAAgaacacacacaagaacacacactggtgaGACACCGTTTGCTTGCTCAGTCTGTGGTCAAAGATTTGCTTGGAAGGGACTTCTGAATGCACATATAAGAAcgcacactggggagaaaccttatgcctgctcagtttgtggtcaaaaaTTCTCCGCAAAGGGCAACTTAAGaatacacacaagaacacacacaggtgagaaaccttttgcttGCACAGTTTgtgaccaaaaattctctgtgaaggcaacattaCGGACACACATAAggacacacacaggtgagaaaccttttcccTGCACTGTTTGTGGCAAGAGTTTCTCTGTAAAGGGAAGTTTAGTAAGCCACACAAGGACACACACgggagagaaaccttttgcctgtTCAATTTGTGGAAAAATTTTCACTCAAAAGGTACATTTaacaagacacacaagaacacacacaggagagAAACCTGTTAGCGGTTCAGTCTACAACTTAAGTGCAGGTACGAAAGATCTTGGTCCTGAGCAGCACGAGTTGACCGCTGACATTAAAAAGAAGGAAGTGCAGCCAGAGCCCTCCTACATTaagaaagaagaagaggaggatgtTATCACTAAGATCCCATTGACTGCTGTCGCTGTTAAGAGTGAAGATGACGACAAAGGGAGGAGAACCCAGGAGCTGACCGCCCAAGCATCAGTCAACACATGA
- the dnd1 gene encoding dead end protein 1 isoform X1: MRACARVRVCTYVCMCVCMKIQMSRGWLSLWSFFVTSEMVYVERLQALETWIKTTNTKITQVRGQRKYGGPPEVWDGPLPGLNCEVFISHIPRDTYEDLLIPLFSSVGPLWEFRLMMNFSGQNRGFAYAKYGSAKVAKNAIRCLNGSRLAPGSRIFVSLSLEKRKIYLTPLSATIREDDLLQELRKMVEGVESLSLMSGPETMTVSAVVVFSTHYMASIAKKTLGQAFLKRFGVCISIQWKCPEKVNHELHLPEKSESFPASTPRLSEFAQHMAEISQMPHPAPQSPSFISAAFCGAVGEPVVPKSATCPPTAALSVSPVVFLQNCCAVSGLGPPQFDFIYSYAQPDEVYHFDYKIRVPGLGVFPGQIMISPGPNDTATLERARKAAAQQLLQSVIGLKVFTR, translated from the exons atgcgtgcgtgtgcgcgcgtgcgcgtgtgtacatatgtgtgtatgtgtgtgtgtatgaagaTTCAGATGTCAAGGGGTTGGTTGTCGTTGTGGAGTTTCTTTGTTACTTCTGAGATGGTGTATGTTGAGCGTTTGCAGGCACTGGAAACCTGGATTAAAACAACCAACACAAAGATCACTCAAGTTAGAGGTCAGCGCAAGTATGGAGGACCACCTGAGG TGTGGGATGGCCCATTGCCTGGATTGAACTGTGAGGTTTTCATCAGCCACATCCCACGAGACACGTACGAGGACCTGCTGATTCCCCTCTTTAGCTCCGTGGGCCCACTGTGGGAGTTCCGACTCATGATGAACTTCAGCGGGCAAAACCGTGGATTTGCTTATGCCAAATACGGCTCAGCGAAAGTAGCTAAAAATGCTATACGCTGTCTAAATGGCTCCAGGCTTGCACCAGGTTCGCGTATATTTGTATCCCTCAGCTTAGAGAAGAGGAAGATCTACCTCACACCTTTATCCGCCACAATCAGGGAAGATGATCTTCTCCAG GAACTCCGTAAAATGGTAGAAGGGGTTGAGAGCCTTTCTCTGATGTCTGGACCTGAAACAATGACCGTGTCAGCTGTAGTTGTCTTCTCAACCCACTATATGGCTTCTATTGCAAAGAAGACACTGGGACAAG CATTCCTGAAGCGCTTTGGCGTATGTATCTCAATCCAGTGGAAGTGCCCGGAGAAGGTAAACCATGAGTTGCACCTTCCTGAGAAATCTGAAAGCTTCCCGGCTTCAACTCCAAGGCTTTCAGAGTTTGCACAGCACATGGCGGAGATCTCACAGATGCCTCATCCTGCGCCACAAAGCCCTTCCTTCATTTCTGCTGCTTTCTGCGGAGCTGTGGGAGAACCTGTTGTCCCCAAATCAGCCACATGTCCGCCTACCGCAGCATTGTCAGTTTCTCCAGTGGTTTTCCTTCAAAATTGCTGTGCTGTGAGTGGACTTGGTCCGCCACAATTTGATTTCATCTACAGCTATGCTCAACCTGATGAGGTCTACCACTTTGATTATAAGATACGTGTCCCTGGGCTGGGAGTCTTCCCAGGGCAGATTATGATTTCGCCTGGACCCAATGACACGGCCACACTGGAAAGAGCTCGAAAGGCTGCAGCCCAGCAGCTGCTGCAGTCAGTGATTGGTCTGAAGGTCTTCACCCGCTAA
- the LOC125967299 gene encoding oocyte zinc finger protein XlCOF22 has product MCKVEMLRALLNQRLSAAVEEVFVVFERTIAEYEEELCRTKEENERQRQLLDTVFKKPRHVPDISEEDANLEQQERSSGVEQEEPKPPYIKVEEDGEILQGVDFSVYRVIVKSEDDEDKVQREKNGRTEAASSSSSHQKTTRDDRGSQATSRLAPLSDSGDTMSDTDDEHPKGDVTGHTDDKHVKCTQCDKTFGNKRNLKRHMRCHTGEKPFLCSDCGKRFSRKDYLITHTRKHTGEKPFSCSVCNSSFTFQSALFQHMETHFGEKPQCPQCDKTFGNKRNLIRHMRRHTGEKPCICSFCGERFSLKRSLIRHIRTHIGEKTFSCSICNTSFCYQSGLSKHMKKHTGPSVELKCV; this is encoded by the exons ATGTGTAAAGTTGAAATGCTGAGAGCGTTGCTAAATCAGCGACTGAGTGCAGCCGTTGAAGAAGTATTTGTAGTTTTTGAGAGAACGATAGCTGAGTACGAGGAGGAACTTTGTCGGACAAAAGAGGAGAACGAGCGCCAACGTCAACTCCTGGATACTGTTTTCAAGAAGCCTCGACACGTACCAG ATATCAGTGAAGAAGATGCTAATCTTGAGCAGCAGGAGCGGAGTTCCGGGGTGGAGCAGGAGGAGCCCAAGCCACCCTACATTAAAGTGGAAGAGGACGGGGAGATTCTTCAAGGGGTGGATTTCTCAGTGTATCGTGTCATTGTGAAGAGTGAAGACGATGAAGACAAAGTTCAGCGTGAGAAAAACGGAAGGACAGAGGCTGCAAGCAGCAGCTCAAGTCATCAGAAGACAACAAGAGATGATAGAGGATCACAAGCAACCAGCCGCTTAGCGCCACTATCAGATAGTGGCGACACGATGTCTGATACTGACGATGAACACCCTAAAGGTGACGTGACAGGACACACTGATGACAAACATGTGAAATGTACTCAGTGTGACAAAACATTTGGAAACAAGAGGAATCTTAAACGACACATGAGATGTCACACAGGAGAGAAACCTTTCCTGTGCTCAGATTGTGGCAAAAGATTCTCTCGGAAGGATTATTTAATAACACACACGAGAAAACACacaggagaaaaacctttttcctgctcagtctgCAACTCAAGTTTTACTTTTCAGTCAGCATTATTTCAGCACATGGAAACACACTTTGGGGAGAAACCGCAATGTCCTCAGTGTGACAAAACCTTTGGCAACAAGAGAAACCTGATAAGACATATGAGGCGTCACACGGGAGAGAAACCATGCATCTGCTCATTCTGCGGTGAAAGATTCTCCCTGAAGAGAAGTTTGATCAGACACATCAGAACACACATTGGTGAAAAAACCTTCTCCTGCTCAATCTGCAACACAAGTTTCTGCTATCAGTCCGGTTTGAGTAAGCACATGAAGAAACACACCGGTCCAAGTGTTGAACTCAAGTGTGTGTGA
- the LOC125967297 gene encoding zinc finger protein OZF: MSAKILEDEGGLSRTKGNKRRRQLLDAVFKKPRVGFRKTDVSEYLCQEQQEPESPYAKEEEEEERVMSKFPHIKEEEQEADITNFTLTGVIVKIEDDDESESNSNNCGGSQADSLLPPLSDSDQTSHTSDTDDEEHSKGDICHTNNKPWKCSHCEKTFDAKYTLKVHMRIHTGEKPFACSVCGKTFTQRGHLGTHARKHTGEKPFVCSFCGKRFSGKGNLRTHTRTHTVEKPFACSVCGKRFTIKGNLRTHTRTHTGEKPFACTVCGKKFSQKPNLVTHARTHTGEKPFACLICGATFSTKDGLIRHTKTHTGDKPFPCSVCGKRFSQKPNLAAHLKTHSGEKHLPPHFLVTDSDE; the protein is encoded by the exons ATGTCTGCCAAAATTTTAGAAGACGAGGGTGGACTTTCTCGGACAAAGGGGAACAAGCGACGACGTCAATTACTGGACGCTGTTTTCAAGAAGCCTCGAGTTGGGTTCCGCAAAACAG ATGTCAGTGAATATCTTTGCCAAGAGCAGCAGGAGCCGGAGTCGCCTTACgctaaagaagaagaagaggaggagagagTGATGTCAAAATTTCCCCACATTAAGGAGGAAGAACAAGAGGCCGATATCACCAATTTTACATTGACTGGTGTTATTGTCAAgattgaagatgatgatgaaagCGAAAGTAATAGCAACAACTGTGGAGGATCACAAGCAGACAGCCTCTTACCTCCATTATCAGACAGTGACCAAACGTCACACACTTCTGACACTGATGACGAGGAGCACTCAAAAGGTGACATATGTCACACTAACAACAAACCCTGGAAATGTTCTCACTGTGAGAAAACATTTGATGCCAAGTATACTTTGAAAGTACACATGAGAATACATACTGGGGAGAagccttttgcctgctcagtttgtggtaaaaCATTCACTCAGAGGGGACATTTGGGAACACATGCAAGAAAACACACTGGGGAAAAACCTTTTGTCTGCTCATTTTGTGGTAAACGATTCTCTGGAAAGGGAAACTTAAGAACAcatacaagaacacacactgtgGAGAAACCTTTCGCCTGTTCAGTGTGTGGTAAAAGATTCACTATAAAGGGAAACTTACGAACACACACAAGGACTCATACtggggagaaaccttttgcctgcacgGTTTGTGGTAAAAAATTCTCTCAAAAGCCAAATTTGGTTACACATGCAAGAACtcacactggggagaaaccaTTTGCATGCTTAATTTGTGGCGCAACCTTCTCTACAAAGGATGGTTTAATCAGACACACGAAAACACACACTGGCGATAAACCTTttccatgctcagtttgtggtaaaagattttctcaaaagccaaattTGGCTGCACACTTAAAAACACACAGTGGAGAGAAGCATTTGCCTCCTCATTTTCTGGTAACAGATTCAGATGAGTGA